A single region of the Salarchaeum japonicum genome encodes:
- a CDS encoding twin-arginine translocase TatA/TatE family subunit, producing the protein MLTVPAFIGGLPGGMEFAVILLLAVLLFGANKIPKLARSTGQAMGEFQKGREEVEQELQEIRDGDAPAETESDSTTDSDTDKTTTN; encoded by the coding sequence ATGCTCACTGTACCAGCGTTCATCGGGGGTCTCCCGGGCGGGATGGAGTTCGCGGTCATCCTCCTGCTCGCCGTCCTCCTGTTCGGCGCAAACAAAATCCCGAAACTCGCCCGCTCCACCGGCCAGGCGATGGGTGAATTCCAGAAGGGTCGCGAAGAAGTCGAACAAGAACTCCAGGAAATCCGCGACGGCGACGCACCCGCCGAGACGGAATCCGACTCCACCACGGACTCGGACACCGACAAGACGACCACCAACTAA
- a CDS encoding HD domain-containing protein, whose translation MSEASGTHAYDPSEEHAFPDGKVNDVLAYIESDEEIQAYLEAQNVNPVARKGYNDHGAKHIEIVRNRALRLYDLLKRGGVAFNGATDQGLDEADEAVIVALAATLHDIGHVVHRDDHSYYSIPLAADLLDRLLPEFYGTGDAVRVKAEVLHAILCHHTEEEPLTTEAGVIRVADGLDMERGRSRIPYERGGRGINTISSQAIREVTLEPGDDTPVLVEIKMHNAAGVYQVDNLLKEKLDRSMLEDSIRIVAINTSGDGERLVERIEL comes from the coding sequence ATGAGCGAAGCGAGCGGGACGCACGCGTACGACCCGAGCGAGGAGCACGCGTTCCCGGACGGGAAGGTGAACGACGTGTTGGCGTACATCGAGTCGGACGAGGAGATTCAGGCCTACCTGGAGGCGCAGAACGTGAACCCGGTGGCGCGCAAGGGCTACAACGACCACGGCGCGAAGCACATCGAAATCGTGCGGAATCGCGCGTTGCGGCTGTACGACCTCCTGAAGCGCGGTGGCGTGGCGTTCAACGGCGCGACCGACCAGGGGCTCGACGAGGCGGACGAGGCGGTCATCGTCGCGCTCGCGGCGACTCTGCACGACATCGGGCACGTCGTCCACCGCGACGACCACTCCTACTACTCGATTCCGCTCGCGGCGGACTTGCTCGACCGCCTCCTGCCCGAGTTCTACGGAACCGGGGACGCGGTGCGCGTGAAGGCGGAAGTCCTGCACGCAATCCTCTGCCATCACACGGAGGAGGAGCCGTTGACGACGGAGGCGGGCGTGATTCGGGTCGCGGACGGTCTCGACATGGAGCGCGGACGCTCGCGGATTCCGTACGAGCGCGGCGGCCGCGGCATCAATACGATTTCGAGTCAGGCGATTCGGGAGGTGACGCTCGAACCCGGCGACGACACGCCCGTGCTCGTCGAAATCAAGATGCACAACGCCGCGGGCGTCTACCAGGTGGACAACCTCCTGAAGGAGAAACTCGACCGGTCGATGCTCGAAGACAGCATCCGCATCGTCGCCATCAACACGAGCGGGGACGGCGAGCGCCTCGTCGAGCGCATCGAACTGTAG
- a CDS encoding MFS transporter, with protein MAESEDRGSPLSLFRNAEFVALSGTAFARSQAYSTLLLALALYADLFGTTGFVEGLFGATFALAQLLIVLPLGRKIDTGNAKRYLVAGLLVNVLVFVAFIFVENAVHVILVRILQGVGASVLWITGSAVVGEISPDGERGRWLGTYNQVAAFSSMAGDLVGGYLLYSQGFTFTYVVLSAVTLAATVLVLLFLRDNPGGMTDPADATGRETLVALLGRPMVRSLVTFRLAFSFGKMAVILFLPIYARTVFGVSSLVIGGILAGGKLAKALLQGYMGDLTDRLGGEHRFVVAGALLYAVGTAMLPLAAPANDLLTTAVLPVVGTVTNAGALAVMFGAYAVLGVADSIRLPASMSLFVTEGERFDSVASSMSLRSISWKVGQIVGPLTVGIITDLSSMPVAFAVAAGVILVATAAFVLMYRRSTVSERAQALATDD; from the coding sequence GTGGCCGAGTCCGAAGACCGTGGGAGTCCGCTCTCGCTCTTCAGGAACGCCGAGTTCGTCGCGCTCTCCGGCACGGCGTTCGCGCGCAGTCAGGCGTACTCGACGCTCCTCCTCGCGCTCGCGCTGTACGCCGACCTGTTCGGCACCACGGGGTTCGTCGAGGGGTTGTTCGGCGCGACGTTCGCGCTCGCGCAACTCCTCATCGTCCTCCCGCTCGGCCGCAAAATCGACACCGGGAACGCGAAGCGCTACCTCGTCGCCGGCCTCCTCGTCAACGTCCTCGTGTTCGTCGCGTTCATCTTCGTGGAGAACGCCGTGCACGTCATCCTCGTCCGCATCCTCCAGGGCGTCGGCGCGAGCGTGCTCTGGATTACGGGGTCGGCCGTCGTCGGCGAAATCAGCCCGGACGGCGAGCGCGGACGCTGGCTCGGCACCTACAACCAGGTCGCGGCGTTTTCGAGCATGGCGGGCGACCTCGTCGGCGGCTACCTCCTCTACTCGCAGGGCTTCACGTTCACGTACGTGGTTCTCTCGGCGGTGACGCTCGCCGCGACCGTGCTCGTCCTCCTGTTCCTCCGGGACAACCCCGGCGGGATGACCGACCCCGCGGACGCGACCGGCCGGGAGACGCTCGTCGCCCTCCTCGGCCGCCCGATGGTGCGCTCGCTCGTCACGTTCCGCCTCGCGTTCAGCTTCGGGAAGATGGCTGTCATCCTCTTCCTCCCCATCTACGCCCGCACCGTGTTCGGCGTGAGTTCGCTCGTCATCGGCGGCATCCTCGCCGGCGGAAAGCTCGCGAAAGCCCTCCTCCAGGGCTACATGGGCGACCTCACCGACCGCCTCGGCGGCGAACACCGCTTCGTCGTCGCGGGCGCGCTCCTCTACGCGGTCGGCACCGCGATGCTCCCGCTCGCCGCGCCCGCGAACGACCTCCTGACCACCGCGGTTCTCCCCGTCGTCGGCACCGTCACGAACGCCGGCGCGCTCGCCGTGATGTTCGGCGCGTACGCGGTGCTCGGCGTCGCGGACAGCATCCGCCTCCCCGCGAGCATGAGCCTGTTCGTCACCGAGGGTGAGCGCTTCGACTCCGTCGCGTCCAGCATGAGCCTCCGCTCCATCTCGTGGAAGGTCGGGCAGATAGTCGGCCCGCTCACCGTCGGCATCATCACCGACCTCTCCTCGATGCCCGTCGCGTTCGCGGTCGCCGCGGGCGTCATCCTCGTCGCCACCGCCGCGTTCGTCCTCATGTACCGGCGGAGCACGGTGAGCGAACGCGCGCAAGCGCTCGCCACCGACGACTAA
- a CDS encoding cyclase family protein: MRDCSHAVTDGMPVYPGDPAVSVEPAATMEADGFRVHRLALSTHAGTHLDAPSHLEPDGRTLGEYDIEAFRWDARVVHCDPGRDGSIREGDVPAADGADAVVFATGWSEHWGADEYREHPALTPDAAARCAREGYHVGVDCPSVDPAGSAAFPAHHELLGAGRLILENLTNLAGLPERVTMHAYPLAVDADGAPARVVVD, translated from the coding sequence ATGCGCGATTGTTCGCACGCCGTCACGGACGGAATGCCCGTCTACCCGGGCGACCCCGCCGTGTCGGTCGAACCGGCGGCGACGATGGAGGCAGACGGGTTTCGCGTGCATCGGCTCGCGCTCTCCACGCACGCGGGGACGCACCTGGACGCGCCGAGCCACCTCGAACCGGACGGGCGGACGCTCGGCGAGTACGATATCGAGGCGTTCCGCTGGGACGCGCGCGTCGTCCACTGCGACCCCGGACGCGATGGTTCGATTCGCGAGGGCGACGTGCCCGCGGCCGACGGCGCGGACGCGGTGGTGTTCGCGACCGGGTGGAGCGAGCACTGGGGGGCGGACGAGTACCGCGAGCATCCCGCACTCACGCCGGACGCGGCGGCGCGGTGCGCCCGCGAGGGCTACCACGTCGGCGTGGACTGCCCGAGTGTCGACCCCGCCGGGAGCGCGGCGTTCCCGGCGCACCACGAACTCCTCGGCGCTGGCAGGCTGATTCTGGAGAACCTCACGAACCTCGCGGGCCTCCCGGAGCGCGTGACGATGCACGCGTACCCGCTGGCGGTGGACGCGGACGGCGCGCCCGCTCGCGTGGTCGTGGATTAG
- a CDS encoding cation diffusion facilitator family transporter: MDDRSAFLRATWANVVGNVLKIVVEGVVGVTFGSLALVADAAHSLADLLASLIVLVWGRLSFEGPDRSHPHGHERIEPLTALFVGATLVVLGARILYDAGLSVLHAPDVVFDPLLVAGLAFGVLDMVLVYRYTTLLNETLESPALDALAADCLNDVYTSLAAVVGVFGAAIGEPMLDPIAGALVSVLVIREGVAISRENIDYLVGRAPPEEELDAIRDAVRSHEEVAGIHDFTAHYVGTEIEVEFHAEVADEHTLREAHDLETELRERVMALPDVGDVHIHLDPAGMGEWKDAPEN; the protein is encoded by the coding sequence ATGGACGACCGGAGCGCGTTCCTGCGGGCGACCTGGGCGAACGTCGTCGGGAACGTCCTCAAAATCGTCGTGGAGGGCGTCGTCGGAGTCACGTTCGGGAGTCTCGCGCTCGTCGCGGACGCCGCGCACTCGCTCGCCGACCTCCTCGCGAGCCTCATCGTGCTCGTCTGGGGCCGCCTCTCCTTCGAGGGTCCCGACCGCTCCCATCCGCACGGCCACGAGCGCATCGAACCGCTCACCGCGCTGTTCGTCGGCGCGACGCTCGTCGTGCTCGGCGCGCGCATCCTCTACGACGCCGGTCTCTCCGTGCTCCACGCGCCCGACGTGGTGTTCGACCCCCTGCTCGTGGCGGGGCTCGCGTTCGGCGTGCTCGACATGGTGCTCGTCTACCGGTACACCACCCTGTTGAACGAGACGCTCGAATCGCCCGCGCTCGACGCGCTCGCCGCCGACTGCTTGAACGACGTGTACACCAGCCTCGCCGCCGTGGTCGGCGTGTTCGGCGCTGCAATCGGCGAGCCGATGCTCGACCCCATCGCCGGCGCGCTCGTCAGCGTGCTCGTGATTCGCGAGGGCGTCGCCATCTCCCGGGAGAACATCGACTACCTCGTCGGGCGCGCGCCCCCCGAGGAGGAACTCGACGCGATTCGGGACGCCGTCCGCTCCCACGAGGAGGTCGCGGGAATCCACGACTTCACCGCGCACTACGTCGGCACCGAAATCGAGGTGGAGTTCCACGCGGAGGTCGCGGACGAACACACGCTCCGGGAGGCCCACGACCTCGAAACCGAACTCCGAGAGCGCGTGATGGCGCTCCCCGACGTGGGCGACGTGCACATCCACCTCGACCCCGCGGGGATGGGCGAGTGGAAGGACGCCCCCGAGAACTAG
- a CDS encoding metal-dependent hydrolase family protein: MVVIDCGVLVDGRADDPLSDARIVVEDETIAAVGTQEDVNAPDGHDHVSHPDATVIPGLIDAHVHLQGSRSMNPMDWVTDGDALCAARATADLRDLLAAGFTSVRDVGSTTGLGLRGAVESGEIPGPRVYTSGKSISQTAGHGDSHSLPYDWAADAGLGISALADGPAECRKTARKQIREGVDSLKIMTTGGVLSERDAPDQSQFTEEEIAAMTEEAHRVNIPVASHAQGSAGIKSALRNGVDTIEHGFYVDDEAIDLLLSTDATFVPTLAIMHRIVEHGDEHGVPEHGLRKAREAYDAHRESVRKAYDAGVPIALGTDFLGPALVPHGENAMEAELFVNEIGMSEMEAIQAGTRVAARTVPDDDLGTLEPGQRADIVVLDDNPLDDISAIRESVQAVYARGEEAA, encoded by the coding sequence ATGGTAGTTATCGATTGCGGCGTCCTCGTGGACGGCCGCGCGGACGACCCGCTCAGTGACGCCCGCATCGTCGTCGAAGACGAGACCATCGCCGCGGTCGGCACGCAGGAGGACGTGAACGCCCCGGACGGCCACGACCACGTCTCGCACCCCGACGCGACCGTGATTCCCGGCCTCATCGACGCGCACGTCCACCTGCAGGGGTCGCGGTCGATGAACCCGATGGACTGGGTGACCGACGGCGACGCGCTGTGCGCGGCGCGCGCGACCGCCGACCTCCGCGACCTCCTCGCGGCGGGGTTCACGAGCGTGCGCGACGTGGGGAGCACGACCGGTCTCGGCCTCCGCGGGGCCGTCGAGTCCGGCGAGATTCCGGGGCCGCGCGTGTACACGAGCGGGAAGTCCATCAGTCAGACCGCGGGCCACGGCGACAGCCACAGCCTCCCCTACGACTGGGCGGCGGACGCCGGTCTCGGCATCTCCGCGCTCGCCGACGGCCCGGCGGAGTGCCGGAAGACCGCGCGCAAGCAGATCCGGGAGGGCGTGGACTCCCTGAAGATCATGACGACGGGCGGCGTGCTCTCGGAGCGCGACGCGCCCGACCAGAGCCAGTTCACGGAAGAGGAGATAGCGGCGATGACGGAGGAAGCCCACCGCGTCAACATTCCGGTCGCGAGCCACGCGCAGGGGTCGGCGGGCATCAAGAGCGCGCTCCGGAACGGCGTGGACACCATCGAACACGGCTTCTACGTGGACGACGAGGCCATCGACCTCCTCCTCTCGACGGACGCGACGTTCGTCCCGACGCTCGCCATCATGCACCGCATCGTCGAACACGGCGACGAGCACGGCGTCCCCGAACACGGCCTCCGGAAGGCCCGCGAGGCCTACGACGCCCACCGCGAGAGCGTCCGGAAAGCGTACGACGCGGGCGTGCCGATAGCGCTCGGCACGGACTTCCTCGGCCCCGCCCTCGTCCCGCACGGCGAGAACGCGATGGAGGCCGAACTGTTCGTGAACGAAATCGGCATGAGCGAGATGGAGGCGATTCAGGCGGGGACGCGCGTCGCGGCGCGCACCGTCCCCGACGACGACCTCGGCACGCTCGAACCCGGACAGCGCGCGGACATCGTCGTGCTCGACGACAATCCCCTCGACGACATCTCGGCGATCCGCGAGAGTGTGCAGGCGGTGTACGCGCGCGGCGAGGAAGCGGCCTAG
- a CDS encoding DICT sensory domain-containing protein yields MGLRDIVSGVESREKTLTVYTPTDALADAVRDYFASQNVRVAHEPVADAADARVELSDGDGERVTSVDVEAVDELVSGRSNREFGDAVPYRALLEHLDRATFTSYDRRQMVTASREVEDRAWRVGEGLLVAGFQTLSTFETQHEAYRLLAETNLDVHVYGAPDADVASVGTTLHPVDSPDVRETWFVAFDGGPSPEQKSALLAEEREPGEFYGFWTYDPDTVDRIIDAVPGTANRPTA; encoded by the coding sequence ATGGGTCTCCGCGACATCGTCTCGGGCGTCGAAAGCCGCGAGAAGACGCTGACAGTGTACACGCCGACCGACGCCCTCGCCGACGCCGTCCGCGACTACTTCGCGTCCCAGAACGTGCGCGTCGCCCACGAACCGGTCGCGGACGCGGCGGACGCGCGCGTCGAACTCTCGGACGGCGACGGCGAACGGGTGACGTCCGTGGACGTGGAGGCTGTGGACGAACTCGTCTCCGGGCGCTCGAACCGCGAGTTCGGGGACGCGGTGCCCTACCGGGCGCTCCTCGAACACCTCGACCGCGCGACGTTCACGTCCTACGACCGCCGGCAGATGGTGACGGCGTCCCGTGAGGTCGAAGACCGCGCGTGGCGGGTCGGCGAGGGTTTGCTGGTCGCGGGGTTCCAGACGCTGTCGACGTTCGAAACCCAGCACGAGGCGTACCGGTTGCTCGCGGAGACGAACCTGGACGTGCACGTGTACGGCGCGCCCGACGCGGACGTGGCCTCCGTCGGGACGACCCTGCACCCCGTGGACTCCCCGGACGTCCGGGAGACGTGGTTCGTCGCGTTCGACGGCGGCCCCAGCCCCGAACAGAAGTCGGCGTTGCTCGCGGAGGAGCGCGAGCCGGGCGAGTTCTACGGGTTCTGGACGTACGACCCGGACACCGTCGACCGCATCATCGACGCGGTTCCCGGCACCGCGAACCGGCCGACGGCGTAG
- a CDS encoding plastocyanin/azurin family copper-binding protein yields MDRRQFLRTAGVGAVAALAGCAGGTNVTVTSLPPETTLIEVSPDGGYAFSPDTLTIEAGTTVIWKWFDGGHNVVPDGIPAESDWAGHEEWEDAGFEHQHTFTVPGEYHYVCTPHENMGMVGDITVVEE; encoded by the coding sequence ATGGACAGGCGGCAGTTCCTTCGAACGGCCGGTGTCGGCGCGGTCGCGGCGCTCGCCGGATGCGCTGGCGGAACGAACGTCACCGTCACGTCGCTCCCGCCGGAGACGACGCTCATCGAGGTCTCGCCCGACGGCGGGTACGCGTTCTCTCCCGATACGCTCACCATCGAGGCCGGAACCACCGTCATCTGGAAGTGGTTCGACGGCGGGCACAACGTCGTCCCCGACGGCATCCCCGCCGAGTCGGACTGGGCGGGCCACGAGGAGTGGGAGGACGCCGGGTTCGAACACCAGCACACGTTCACCGTTCCGGGCGAGTACCACTACGTCTGCACCCCCCACGAGAACATGGGGATGGTCGGCGACATCACTGTCGTCGAGGAATGA
- a CDS encoding CrcB family protein yields the protein MSRLESAETAVLVAVGGFAGANLRYFLALFLPGLSGTLAANAAGSFLLGFVMYEAYHVGVLADRTRVVAATGFLSSFTTYSTFAVESLQSAPLVLAGNVAANYALALLGVLVGRALARALGGDA from the coding sequence ATGAGCCGCCTCGAATCCGCCGAAACGGCCGTTCTCGTGGCCGTCGGCGGGTTCGCGGGCGCGAACCTCCGATACTTCCTCGCGCTCTTTCTCCCCGGCCTGTCCGGCACGCTCGCCGCGAACGCCGCCGGGAGCTTCCTCCTCGGGTTCGTCATGTACGAGGCGTACCACGTCGGCGTGCTCGCCGACCGCACCCGCGTCGTCGCCGCCACGGGCTTTCTCTCCTCGTTCACGACGTACAGCACGTTCGCCGTCGAGAGCCTGCAGAGCGCGCCGCTCGTGCTCGCGGGAAACGTCGCCGCGAACTACGCGCTCGCCCTGCTCGGCGTGCTCGTCGGCCGCGCGCTCGCCCGCGCGCTCGGGGGTGACGCCTGA
- the crcB gene encoding fluoride efflux transporter CrcB has protein sequence MDVPPAQLVGAGGALGALARYYVGVLVPETEFPRSTLAVNVLGSFALALLTFANASDTWLLFLGTGACGAFTTFSSFAYETVRLAEDGRPRVAAANALLNLVGSFAAVGVAWAAASL, from the coding sequence ATGGACGTGCCGCCCGCACAGCTCGTCGGCGCTGGCGGCGCGCTCGGCGCGCTCGCCCGGTACTACGTCGGCGTGCTCGTCCCCGAGACCGAGTTCCCGCGGAGCACGCTCGCGGTGAACGTCCTCGGGAGTTTCGCGCTCGCCCTCCTCACGTTCGCGAACGCGAGCGACACGTGGCTGCTCTTCCTCGGAACGGGCGCGTGCGGCGCGTTCACGACGTTCTCCTCGTTCGCGTACGAGACGGTGCGGCTCGCCGAGGACGGGCGGCCCCGAGTGGCCGCCGCGAACGCCCTCCTGAACCTCGTGGGGTCGTTCGCCGCGGTCGGGGTCGCGTGGGCCGCCGCGAGCCTATAG
- a CDS encoding transcription initiation factor IIB, which yields MVRPSRQRERENQAEETTGSEQEGVRVCPECDSTNLSVSADQGELICEDCGLVIEEDNVDRGPEWRAFNHSERQEKSRVGAPTTQTMHDKGLTTQIDWKDKDAYGRSISSKKRSQMHRLRKWQERIRTKDAGERNLQFALSEIDRMASALGVPRSVREVASVIYRRALKEDLIRGRSIEGVATACLYAACRKEGIPRSLEEVAEVSRVDQKEIGRTYRYVAQELSLEMEPVDPKQFVPRFASELELSEETQSKANEIIDVSAEQGLLSGKSPTGFAAAAIYAASLLCNEKKTQREVADVAQVTEVTIRNRYQEQIEAMGFQ from the coding sequence ATGGTACGCCCCAGCCGGCAGCGGGAGCGCGAGAACCAGGCGGAGGAAACGACGGGCTCCGAACAGGAGGGGGTTCGGGTCTGCCCGGAGTGTGACTCCACGAACCTCAGCGTGAGCGCGGACCAGGGGGAGCTCATCTGCGAGGACTGCGGCCTCGTCATCGAGGAGGACAACGTAGACCGGGGGCCGGAGTGGCGTGCGTTCAACCACTCGGAACGCCAGGAGAAATCCCGCGTCGGCGCGCCAACCACCCAGACGATGCACGACAAGGGCCTCACCACCCAGATCGACTGGAAGGACAAGGACGCCTACGGTCGCTCCATCAGCTCGAAGAAACGCTCCCAGATGCATCGGCTGCGGAAGTGGCAGGAGCGGATTCGGACGAAGGACGCCGGCGAACGCAACCTCCAGTTCGCCCTCTCCGAAATCGACCGCATGGCCTCCGCCCTCGGCGTCCCCCGCAGCGTCCGCGAAGTCGCCTCCGTGATTTATCGCCGCGCGCTGAAGGAAGACCTGATTCGCGGCCGTAGCATCGAGGGCGTCGCCACCGCCTGCCTCTACGCCGCCTGCCGGAAGGAAGGCATCCCCCGCAGTCTCGAAGAGGTCGCTGAAGTCTCCCGGGTCGACCAGAAGGAGATCGGCCGCACGTACCGGTACGTCGCGCAGGAACTCAGCCTCGAAATGGAGCCCGTCGACCCCAAGCAGTTCGTCCCGCGCTTTGCGAGCGAACTCGAACTCTCCGAGGAAACCCAGTCGAAGGCGAACGAAATCATCGACGTGTCCGCCGAACAGGGCCTCCTCTCCGGGAAATCCCCGACCGGCTTCGCCGCCGCCGCCATCTACGCCGCCTCTCTCCTCTGCAACGAGAAGAAGACCCAGCGCGAGGTCGCGGACGTCGCGCAGGTCACCGAGGTCACCATCCGGAACCGCTATCAGGAACAGATCGAAGCGATGGGATTCCAGTAG
- a CDS encoding NADP-dependent oxidoreductase, with protein MAETNRQWILAQRPTGEPTHDDFELRETEKPTPDANEVLVDLSYMSVDPYMRGRMRDAESYAEPWDVGDPMQAGAVGTVEESNHPDFDPGDTVVGNLRWADYVAIDGAELSHVRTGDAPVSTALGVLGMPGRTAYFGLYDVGEPTPGDTVVVSGAAGAVGSTVGQLAKLAGCEVVGYAGSDEKVRYLEDELGYDRGINYEDEDVRDALRDATDGVDIYYDNVGGPITDAVMDHLNVDARVVVCGQIAHYNDTERPTGPRHFGNLIQTRARVEGILVRDFAPRFQQATERLAEWVASGDLTYRETVTDGLENAPDAFLGLFEGENIGKQLVKLD; from the coding sequence ATGGCCGAGACCAACCGACAGTGGATTCTCGCGCAACGCCCAACGGGCGAACCGACCCACGACGACTTCGAACTCCGGGAGACGGAGAAACCGACTCCGGACGCGAACGAAGTGCTGGTCGACCTCTCCTACATGTCCGTCGACCCCTACATGCGCGGCCGGATGCGGGACGCCGAGTCCTACGCCGAACCCTGGGACGTCGGCGACCCGATGCAGGCCGGCGCGGTCGGCACCGTCGAGGAGTCGAACCACCCCGACTTCGACCCCGGCGATACCGTCGTCGGCAACCTCCGCTGGGCGGACTACGTCGCTATCGACGGCGCGGAGCTCTCCCACGTCCGCACCGGCGACGCCCCCGTCAGCACCGCGCTCGGCGTGCTCGGGATGCCGGGCCGCACCGCCTACTTCGGCCTCTACGACGTGGGCGAACCCACGCCCGGCGACACCGTCGTCGTCTCCGGCGCGGCCGGCGCAGTCGGCTCCACGGTCGGCCAGCTCGCCAAACTCGCCGGCTGCGAAGTCGTCGGGTACGCCGGGAGCGACGAGAAAGTCCGATACCTGGAGGACGAACTCGGCTACGACCGCGGCATCAACTACGAGGACGAAGACGTCCGCGACGCCCTCCGCGACGCCACCGACGGCGTCGACATCTACTACGACAACGTCGGCGGCCCCATCACGGACGCCGTCATGGATCACCTGAACGTGGACGCGCGCGTCGTCGTCTGCGGCCAGATCGCCCACTACAACGACACCGAACGCCCCACCGGCCCCCGCCACTTCGGCAATCTCATCCAGACGCGCGCCCGCGTCGAGGGCATCCTCGTCCGCGACTTCGCACCCCGCTTCCAGCAGGCCACCGAACGCCTCGCCGAGTGGGTCGCGTCCGGCGACCTCACCTACCGCGAAACCGTTACGGACGGCCTCGAAAACGCCCCCGACGCCTTCCTCGGGCTCTTCGAAGGCGAGAACATCGGCAAACAGCTCGTCAAACTCGACTGA
- a CDS encoding WD40/YVTN/BNR-like repeat-containing protein, whose product MVEFSRRNVLAGMATAGVAAAGIGALSETGSAWSSVSSPTGSSLHDAAYTSAGAYAVGGSGTVLRRDGGEWSVARSDGAGRGKSLYACAASDDGDRLWVAGSSGSVGALDVASGAMTDFSKPVNQGDSFRDVAVAGSAGDERVYLAKTSGTVVGGEASGESASWTATDTGSGYAVTGVDVRSRDAGHVVTSGSSVYETTDGGATWRTVGLEKAAVPLYDVVSGREETFVAGANGQVFRLDCDCMRWTPESAGSKEVSAFERAGDEFLGAGGAGTLVERADAGWTQYGSETGNHLNGVALGSPTVVVGDSGTILER is encoded by the coding sequence ATGGTCGAGTTCTCACGCCGGAACGTGCTCGCGGGCATGGCGACCGCGGGGGTCGCTGCGGCCGGCATCGGCGCGCTTTCCGAGACGGGGTCGGCGTGGTCGAGCGTCTCCTCTCCGACCGGGAGCAGCCTGCACGACGCGGCATACACGTCCGCGGGCGCGTACGCGGTCGGCGGGAGTGGGACGGTGCTCCGCCGCGACGGCGGCGAGTGGTCGGTCGCGCGCTCGGACGGCGCGGGCCGCGGGAAGTCCCTGTACGCGTGCGCGGCGAGCGACGACGGCGACCGCCTCTGGGTCGCGGGGTCGAGCGGGAGCGTCGGCGCGCTCGACGTCGCGTCGGGAGCGATGACGGACTTCTCGAAGCCCGTGAACCAGGGTGACTCGTTCCGGGACGTGGCGGTCGCGGGGTCGGCGGGCGACGAGCGCGTCTACCTCGCGAAGACCTCGGGGACGGTCGTCGGCGGCGAGGCGTCCGGGGAGTCGGCGTCGTGGACGGCGACCGATACCGGGAGCGGGTACGCGGTGACGGGCGTGGACGTGCGTTCGCGGGACGCGGGCCACGTGGTTACGAGCGGGTCGTCCGTGTACGAGACGACGGACGGCGGCGCGACGTGGCGGACGGTCGGCCTGGAGAAGGCCGCGGTGCCGCTGTACGACGTGGTGAGCGGCCGCGAGGAGACGTTCGTCGCGGGCGCGAACGGTCAGGTGTTCCGGCTTGACTGCGACTGCATGCGGTGGACGCCGGAGTCCGCGGGGTCGAAGGAGGTGAGCGCGTTCGAGCGCGCGGGAGACGAGTTCCTCGGCGCGGGCGGCGCGGGCACGCTCGTCGAGCGCGCGGACGCGGGCTGGACGCAGTACGGAAGCGAGACCGGCAACCACCTGAACGGCGTCGCGCTCGGCAGTCCGACGGTCGTCGTCGGCGACAGCGGCACGATTCTCGAACGGTAG